The Phycisphaerae bacterium genome segment CGGTTCTTGGCCCCGAGATGCGCTCCACCGGCGAAGTACTCGGCCTGGCAGACAGCTTCGGAATGGCCTTCTACAAGGCCGAGGAGGCTGCCAAGAGCCGGTTACCGACCGAAGGGACGGTTCTCATTTCGGTTTCACGGAAGGACCGCCCCGCCGTGCTCAAACCGGCCAAACGCTTCCAGGAATTGGGCTTCAAAATACGGGCGACCGAAGGTACGCATGCTTTCCTGACGACCAACGGCGTCCGGTGCGAACCGATCAAGAAGATTCATGAGGGCCGGCCGAACATCGTTGATGCTCTGATGAACAAGGAAATCCACCTGGTCATCAACACGCCGGTCGGCAAACTCAGCCAGCACGACGACAGCTACATTCGTAAATCCGCCATCAAGTACAAGATTCCCTACATCACCACGATCAGCGCCGCGTTGGCCGCCGTGGAAGGAATCGCTGCCCGGCGAAACGCACGCGGCACGGTCAAGTCGCTCCAGGAGTATCACGCCGACATCGCAAAAATGCCGGTCGCCAGACGGGGAGGTCGCCAGTGAATTATCGTCGTATCATTCCGTGTCTGGATACCCGCAACGGCCGCCTGGTCAAGGGTGTTCATTTCGTGAATATCAAGGACCTCGGTGACCCCGCTGAGAATGGGGCAGCCTACAGCCAGGCAGGCGCCGATGAACTCGTCCTTCTGGATATCACCGCCACGCTCGAAGGCCGTAAGACGCTCATGGATGCCGTGAAACGCACCGTCGAGCACATCACCATCCCCCTGACCGTCGGCGGCGGCATTTCCGAAATCCGGCACATCCAGGAGCTTTTCGACGCGGGCGTAAGCAAGGCGTCGATCAACACTGCCGCGGTACGCAACCCGAACCTCGTCAACGAGGCCGTCAGAGAGTTCGGCGGCGAGCGGATTACCATCGCGATCGATACACGCAAATCGGCGTCCTGCCCCTCCGGTTTTGAGGTCATGGTCAGCGGCGGGACAAAGCCGACCGGCATCGACGCCGTCGAATGGGCCAGGAAAGTCGAAGATCTCGGTGCCGGTAGCATCCTGCCCACCAGCATGGACGGCGACGGCACCCAGGCCGGCTATGACATTCCCATGACCCGCGCCATCGCCGACGCGGTCAAGGTCCCGGTCATTGCCTCGGGAGGCGCGGGCAAGCTCGAACACCTCTACGAGGCCATTGCCGACGGCCACGCCGACGCGGTGTTGGTCGCGTCGATCGCCCACTACGGCACGTTCACGATCAGGCAGATGAAAGACTATCTCGCTCAGCGGGGTGTTCCTGTCAGGCAGTAGCCGGTCCGGTCGTACTCGGTTCCCCCAGACGGGGTGATCCGGTTCGATCTGCGATGCCCTGTCATTTTTCGCGAAAGCGCCAATCCTGCCGCTACCATCAAGGCTGCTCTGACGGTACAATGAACGCAATGTGATCGCCGTGCAGGCTGACGCGGCAGTGGTCAGGCCCGATCGAGGTGGCTGGAGGGAAACGGCATGCTTCCGGTGCGGCATTGGATCTGTTTCCGGGAACCCATGCGGTTCTCGATCGGCAGCCCGATGGCTCTTGCCCTGATCCTGACAGCTTCCGCCGCCGGCCAACCGATCATCATTCCAGCCGGCGGCTTCTGGATGGGACGCAGTGAGCCAGAGCCACCTGACTGCTCGCCGCCGGGAACCTGCTACTATGACGATGAAACCCCGGCTCACTGGGTCGAGTTGCCCGAGTTTCAGATCAGTCCTTACGAAGTCACCAACGCCGAATACGCCACGTTCTTGAATGCCGTCGGCGTCACTGCCGACGCTGAGGGCCGTCCCTACATCGACGCGGCTGACCCGCAGATCCGGATTCACCACAACGGATCAGCCTGGGTGCCGGACGAGGGTTGGGAAGACCATCCCATGCGCGAGGTCTCCTGGTATGGTGCAGACGCTTATTGTCGCTGGGCCGGCGGACGTTTGCCCACTGAAGCGGAGTGGGAAAAGGCCGCCGGCTGGGACGAGGCTGCTCAGCACGCCCGAAAGTGGCCGTGGTCCGATACATGGAGCTGCTATTGCAGCTCATGGTGGTGCAATGCCCCGTATTACGGCGGCCCAACAACCTATCCGGTGGGTTCCTTCCCCGCAGGCGTCAGCCCGTACGGCCTTTTCGACATGGCCGGAAACGTCTGGGAATGGACCATGGGTGGTTATCGCTCCTATGCCGGCGGGCCCCTCGTGTTCGAGGACGACAGTCGCGAGGTCCAGCGAGGCGGCAGTTGGACAAACAGCGACTACAACGTCCGTTGTGCGACCCGAAGCCCTTTGCCCAGATACATCACCGATGCGAATCTCGGTTTTCGCGTTTGCTATGGGCCTGAGCCGAGCATTCCCCCGGTCGTGATCAACCCACGTGAGCAGTATTCCGAATGGCTGGAGGACTTCACCGCCTACACGCCGATGGACGAGATCTACACCTGGTGGGTCTACGGTACGGGAACGCGCTTCCTCATTGAGGCGACCAACGGATGGGTCCTCGCCTCGCTCAGGAACACCACCGATCCTAAAGACGTCGGCGGTGAAGTGATGGCGATGATCAGGCGTGATACCGGGGATCTGTTCGCTCCGGGTGATTACGTGGACATCACCGTGCGCCTGAGGTATGAGCGCGGCGACCGGGACTATGCCCGCACGTCGGTCGGTGTCGCTTGGGGCGACGAGCGAACGATCGTGCCCGGCGGCCGCGGGGCCGATGAGAACTTCGGTTACCCGTGGTTTCTCGTGGCCAACAACTCGGACGAGCCCGGTGTCTGGCACGAGGTCACGCTCAGACAGGTTCGATGGGGCGAGGGCAAGCTCTGCATCGGCTTCGGGCTTTGGGGGAACCTCAGCAGCCTGGCCAGCCCCCCCATCGTCGGCCAGCACCGCATGTGGGTGGATTGGGTGCGGGTCCGCCACTCCCTGCCGGTGACGGCTTTGGCCGACCTCGATTCCGACGGCGACGTCGATGCCGAGGACGTCGGCACGTTCAAGTCGTGCCTGGCCGGCCCAGGTTTACGGCCGGCAGGATACTGCGCCCGCTGCGACTTCGACCGGGACCAGGACGTTGACCAGGTTGATTTCGGTTACCTCCAGCGCTGCATCAGCGGCTCCACGATTCAGGCCGATCCCCTGTGCATACCTCCCGCGCCGGCTTTCACCGGCCGGGCGATCCTCCCCGCGAATGATGTTCTGCCCCCATGACAACCGCGCCGCGACCACGATGCGGGTAGGCGACAACGCATCATCTCTCATGCGGACAGTACCGTCCTTCGGCTCGCGAGATCCTCGACCGTTGCAACCTCGCCGACTCCGCCGCATAATCCTGCGATCGTGAGCCTGCCTCGTTCGCGTGCGGCGCCGGCGACGTGCCGGCCCGATGACAAGCGCGAGCCGGCCCCTTGGGGCTGGCCGAGCAGGTTCCGGCAGGATGGAACATCATGCCGCGCACGGAAACCCTGAGCCCCAGGCAGCGCGTCCGGCTCGCACTCAATCACGAGATTCCCGATCGCGTCCCGATCGACCTGGGCGGCTTTCAAACGGGCATTCACAAGGACGCGTATGTGGCACTGATCGAGCACCTGGGCATCCACGATTCCATCTCGATCATCGACGCCGTCCAGCAGCTCGCCAGACCCTGCGAGGAGGTGTTGCAGCGGTTCCACGTGGACACCCGCTACCTCTGTGCCCACGCTCCCGACGGCTTCAAGGGAGGCATCATCCAGAATCGCCGTGACGGCCGCCTGTGGCATGATCTCCGCGACGAGTTCGGCGTCATCTGGTCCATGCCCGACGACCAGCCGCTCTTCATGGATATCTCTTACCACCCGCTCGCCCGGGCATCGACCGCCGATGTGGCTTCCTACCCGTTTCCCCGGGGCAACGATCCCACCCGCTTCACCGGCGTACGCGAGCAGGCCCTGAAGCTTCGCAACGAGACGGATTACGCCGTCTGCACCGGTATCGGCGGCGTGGTCTACGAGTATTGCTGGTACATGCGCGGTCTGGAGCAGTGGTTCATCGACATGATCGAGAACCCCGCGTTCTGTGAGGTCCTGCTCGACCGGATGCTCCAGTATTGGAAGGATTTTTACACTGGATTCCTTGGACAGGTGGGAGACTTGGTCGACGTGGTGATGATCGGCGACGACCTTGCCGGCCAGCGCGGACCGCTCTTCGATCCGGCCTTCTACCGGCGCGTCGTCAAGCCCCGGCAGAAAGCCCTCGTTCAGCACATCAAGCGGCTGACCCAGGCCAAGGTATGGTACCACACCTGCGGGGCCTGCTCCCTGTACATCCCCGAGCTGATCGACAACGGCGTGGACGTGGTCAACCCGGTGCAGATCGGCCTGGAGGACATGGACCCAACCTCGCTGAAGGAGCGGTTCGGGTCGAGGATCAGTTTCTGGGGCGGGGGCATCGACGCCCAGCATGTCCTGCCGTTCGCCTCCCCAGCCCAGGTTCGCGAACACGTCCGCGCCAACATAGCCGCGTTCATGCCCGGCGGCGGATACGTCTTCAACAACGTTCATAACATCCAGCACGGCGTCCCGCCCGAGAATATCGTCGCCCTCTTCGACGCCGCCTACGAATTCGGCTTCTACGAGTGACCTCGCACCCTTGCCCATGGAAAGCTGCACGGTGCGCTCCGCCATCTGCAATCTCGAATCGCCAGTTACCCCCATTGACTGATGCGCGTCTTTAGTGGCCGTCGTCCTGAGTGCGGTTTTGGATTCCACGGCCGCGGCCACAGGGTTCCGGGCTTGCGTTCTCAGAGGCGCCCGCCAAGCAGATCAAGGGGTTTCCGTTGCTTCTCGTCGGGGTTGGTCTTGAGGGAGACCTCGGTGCTTCGCTCTTGGGACAACCTCGGCGGACAAAGTCCCGCATGGCCTCCAACCGCTCCAGCGACAAACCCGCCACCCGCCCTCGCATGTGGTGGCACGCCTTGCCGTTCTCGCGAAAGATCTCCCAAAACACACCGTACACGCAAGGATGCTTACGCCGCCGAGCCGCCAAGGTCTCGGGGGGGCATGACCCGCCTCCGTGCAGGGCTCACTACAAGATATACGATAAAGATTCAAAAACATAACCAAAAATGCACATGGCCGCATCTGAAAGGCAGCACGGCAGCCAACTACCGCAGTCACAGATACTTACCTGGTTTCGCGGGGGGGTAAGTTGCGGTAAGATCCGGTTTCCCCGAGGAACCCTGAAGGCCCAAACCCAACATGCCTTGTGGAGTAGCCAACATGACCCCGTTCCACACCCAGACTGAAAACGCGGCAAGCTGCCTTGGTTCGGACCTGCCCAGATCATCTAGAAGGCGTTTTCTCGCCGGCGCGGCAGCATGGGCAGGCAGCTTGTATACCTTTGCCGGTTGTTCCTCGCGAGGGGGCAGTCAACCTGCCACAGCTCCTGAAGGAGTGACCCGCCGCCTGCGACTCGGCCTGGACACCTACAGCCTGCACCAGCGCCTGACCGCCAAGGATCCCCGTAACCGGAAGGACCTGTGGTGGGTGCTGGATCAGCTTGAGCCCTGTGGGCTTGAGGGCGTTCAAATCGACCCCAGTCACTTTCCCGGAGACGATGAGAAGACCCTGGAACGACTGGCATCGGTCGTCGGCCCTCGCGGTCACTATGTCGAGTTTGGGATGGGTGGCTGGGACCCGACTCGTCTGGAGCATCGCGGGAAGCTGACGGTGCGGTTCGGCGGCCGGGCGGTTCGGACCTTCTGCGGCGGAGAGACCACCAGCCATGACAAAATCGCCGAGTACATCAAGTGGGCTCCGCCGGCTCTCAGGCAGGCTGCCGAGGCGGCCGACAGGTATGGCTTCGATATCGCGGTCGA includes the following:
- the hisF gene encoding imidazole glycerol phosphate synthase subunit HisF; this translates as MNYRRIIPCLDTRNGRLVKGVHFVNIKDLGDPAENGAAYSQAGADELVLLDITATLEGRKTLMDAVKRTVEHITIPLTVGGGISEIRHIQELFDAGVSKASINTAAVRNPNLVNEAVREFGGERITIAIDTRKSASCPSGFEVMVSGGTKPTGIDAVEWARKVEDLGAGSILPTSMDGDGTQAGYDIPMTRAIADAVKVPVIASGGAGKLEHLYEAIADGHADAVLVASIAHYGTFTIRQMKDYLAQRGVPVRQ
- a CDS encoding SUMF1/EgtB/PvdO family nonheme iron enzyme gives rise to the protein MLPVRHWICFREPMRFSIGSPMALALILTASAAGQPIIIPAGGFWMGRSEPEPPDCSPPGTCYYDDETPAHWVELPEFQISPYEVTNAEYATFLNAVGVTADAEGRPYIDAADPQIRIHHNGSAWVPDEGWEDHPMREVSWYGADAYCRWAGGRLPTEAEWEKAAGWDEAAQHARKWPWSDTWSCYCSSWWCNAPYYGGPTTYPVGSFPAGVSPYGLFDMAGNVWEWTMGGYRSYAGGPLVFEDDSREVQRGGSWTNSDYNVRCATRSPLPRYITDANLGFRVCYGPEPSIPPVVINPREQYSEWLEDFTAYTPMDEIYTWWVYGTGTRFLIEATNGWVLASLRNTTDPKDVGGEVMAMIRRDTGDLFAPGDYVDITVRLRYERGDRDYARTSVGVAWGDERTIVPGGRGADENFGYPWFLVANNSDEPGVWHEVTLRQVRWGEGKLCIGFGLWGNLSSLASPPIVGQHRMWVDWVRVRHSLPVTALADLDSDGDVDAEDVGTFKSCLAGPGLRPAGYCARCDFDRDQDVDQVDFGYLQRCISGSTIQADPLCIPPAPAFTGRAILPANDVLPP
- a CDS encoding uroporphyrinogen decarboxylase family protein; its protein translation is MPRTETLSPRQRVRLALNHEIPDRVPIDLGGFQTGIHKDAYVALIEHLGIHDSISIIDAVQQLARPCEEVLQRFHVDTRYLCAHAPDGFKGGIIQNRRDGRLWHDLRDEFGVIWSMPDDQPLFMDISYHPLARASTADVASYPFPRGNDPTRFTGVREQALKLRNETDYAVCTGIGGVVYEYCWYMRGLEQWFIDMIENPAFCEVLLDRMLQYWKDFYTGFLGQVGDLVDVVMIGDDLAGQRGPLFDPAFYRRVVKPRQKALVQHIKRLTQAKVWYHTCGACSLYIPELIDNGVDVVNPVQIGLEDMDPTSLKERFGSRISFWGGGIDAQHVLPFASPAQVREHVRANIAAFMPGGGYVFNNVHNIQHGVPPENIVALFDAAYEFGFYE
- a CDS encoding sugar phosphate isomerase/epimerase family protein — protein: MTPFHTQTENAASCLGSDLPRSSRRRFLAGAAAWAGSLYTFAGCSSRGGSQPATAPEGVTRRLRLGLDTYSLHQRLTAKDPRNRKDLWWVLDQLEPCGLEGVQIDPSHFPGDDEKTLERLASVVGPRGHYVEFGMGGWDPTRLEHRGKLTVRFGGRAVRTFCGGETTSHDKIAEYIKWAPPALRQAAEAADRYGFDIAVENHGDFTSTQLKALLDAVDHPRVGACLDTGNSLFRKEDPIHCARVLAPYAKSMHLKDWTMSFRPDGTPEWKEAVLGTGQVPVKEMLRIAIEANPNLYIALEAPVRPSEDETETVDREWQFFKQNARVARELLADL